A window of Hordeum vulgare subsp. vulgare chromosome 5H, MorexV3_pseudomolecules_assembly, whole genome shotgun sequence genomic DNA:
gacggagtttcggaggcctactgtcccgacctaCGGTGCAAGCCGCAAGACGGGATGGGAAAGAACGTAGCAACAAcacagagaaaggaaccggtggcgagagCAAGTTCTGATGCGTATTCTTTGGAGAGGagtgacctctcttttatagacgcaagagaaggaggcgagaggccagcgACGGGAGCCGAAGAGATCGAGGGAGCCGAAACGAACAGACAGCAGCCGAAGAGTGTAGTGTTCGCTTCCAATATCCACTACAGCAAAAAAAACGTTCAGCTTCTCCGCGTGACCTTTCGTATAACAGTCatgcgtggcaaaaatttagttcggctcagctcattcccgcaacccacgGCGCGGCACGACGAGacgggtggcggcggaggaggaggaggagcacgcatgtttgtctctcttgttctcaagctcatacatgtgtggaaacatcctcccttataaggacatccaactcccactaaactagcaatgtgggactaaacatttccacctcttgccttgcacaaataggCTGCATGGGcccctaggatttattaggaattttctgaaattatatattgggctggccaaAAATTCCAACAATCCCTCACCAGATCCGAGAGGCACACAAAATTttcctttggttccaaaacactgttttatatactGATATtgcagtggagactgttaagttgaacttccacctagaactctatgctacaccAGTAGGCAACTTTAAaagtggactaggccttgaactgcaagttttctgcgaatctagcttcacacTGAGCCTTGATCGATACTAGGCTAGCGTGGGACTTCCCCTgggtggagcttatgcgtcatactccgagacctttcatgagtttactagagagcaccctactctcatagatagCGACGTTAACAATCGgactcatataggtatgttcttcaaaagatgttctgcaggacaacatctcttcttcaataagccacttagaacatattaagatgtatatcaacctgccatgcagtttaagaaagtattgcatcttcatggagtggtattatcaatgataaggatactttcctctcgGCTGATCAAtagcttgtcttccacatctaattcacgggatctccgatcacaaagaataggttaccactgtgaacaactcaaattgtgggtctcatacccatctccctcgatgcattatctatcacattacgtgatagacccttagtaaaaggatctacCAGATTTTaggatgtttggatataatccaatgcaataactccggagtttctcattttcctgacagattttaaccttctctgaacgTGTCTTGATGatttcatgttatcctttgagctgctcacttttgtgatcacagtttgattgtcgcagttcataaggatacccggtACAGGTTTCTCGACAACTGGGAAGTCACTCAAGAGCCGGCAAAGTCAATCTACTTCGaccgtagctgtatctagtgttgtgagttctgcttccattgtttaccttgttaagatcgtttgcttgcaagactttcaagaaacaactacacctccatgagtgaatacatatccgctcgtggcATTTATCTCATCAGCATGAGAGATCtagtttgaatcactatacccttcaagcacctttgggtgtccagtatagtgaattccataatttgcagtgccttttaaataacgcaaaactctctctagagctttccaatgcacatctcctggttttgagacaaaccgactcagtttgctaacatcaaaagagatgtcaggtcttgtagcactggctaagtacataagcgagccaataatctgagaatatttcaattggtctctagcaatttttcgattctttcgaagcagcacgctcgcatcatatggtgtgggagaggacttgcagtcactatacccaAAGAGACTCGAGATCTTTTCCAtatagtgagattgaagcaacgtGATCCCACCATCTTCGTTtctcaacaacttgatgttcagaatgacatcagccactcTTAAACCCTTCATCTCAAAATAGTGAtataggaaatccttgacctctttaataacattcagatttgttccgaaaatcagtatgtcatcaacatacaagcaaaggataactacctcgcccccaccatggcgatagtacatacatttatcagcttcgtttacaacaaagcGTGCAGTTGTTAGAGTtccttcaaacttctcatgccactgcttgggtgcttgcttaagtccatataaagacttcagcaacttgcatacttttccttcctgaccatctactacaaacccatctggttgttccatgtaaatttcctcatccaactctccatttaggaaagcagtcttaacatccacTTGATGAAccagaagaccatgtgaggcggctagtgaaagtagtactcgaatagtggtcagtcgagccacatgtgagtaagtatcaaagaagtcttcgccttccttttgggtataacccttagccatGAGCCATGCCTTGTACTTTttgatagtaccatcaggcctaagtttcatcttgaatacccatttacatcctataggtttgcacccataaggacgatcagtgatctcccaagtttcatttgccaagatggaatccatctcactacggactgcttccttccagtagtcagcatcttcagacgcATAGGCCTCTAAAATAGAGctgggagtgtcatctatgagatacacaagaaaatcatcaccaaaggactttgaagtcctttgtctcttgctcctggtaggaacttcattgttctcctccacaatattttcaaagtgttccatcgaaaTGATAGGTTCATGAATTGTAACTAATTCATGATTCGATGAATTAGGCATatcctgattagatgaggtagctTTATctttcatgggaaatatatcttcgaaaaaagtcgcatcattcgactccatgattgtaccgacatgcatgtgAGATACATCGAATGGAGAAATCTCTTTATTCTTTGTGGGAACTtggtttaggacatgacatgcagtcaatatcgcctccccccccaccatgccttggagagacccgatgtgtctaacatggcgttaaccaaatcagttagagtacggttctttctttcagctaccccatttgactgaggtgaatagggaggcatcctctgatggattataccatgttcctcacagaagtaatcaaattcatttgagaaatactctccaccatgatCGGACCTAAGCCGCTTGATCTTCGATCAAGTTGATTTTCTACTTCAGCTTCatagatcttgaaaaagttcaaagcctcatccttaaATTTCAGAAGATACAATCGacagtatctagtggagtcatcaattaacgtcatgaaatatttctttccaccttttgtcaaaataccattcatttcacatagatctgaatgtatgaactctagtggtgcaagatttcTCGTTTCGGCAGTCGTGTGAGACTTAGGAGGTTGcttggcttgcacacaaacttgacacttagatcccttgacggtggtgaagctagggattaagttcaatttgacaAGTCGCGACATGCAACGAAAATTAACATGGCAGagacgtgaatgccacacatttgattcactattgttgtaaacatgattaacaactttattgcaaacgtctcccaaggataaacggaacaggcctcctgactcgtagcctttaccaacaaaaaTTAAATACTTGGATATTACAGATTTATtcgactcaaagacaagcttgtagccatctctacacaaaagagatccgctaacaagatttttattcacagaggggacataatgcacgttcttcagccacACGACcttccccgaagtaaacttcagatcgaccgtgccaacaccacgaacagaagcacttgAAACATTTCCCATCAGCACGGTGGAAGTCCCTGTGGACTGATAAgacgaaaacatggaaatatcaccgcatacatgcacattagcacccgtgtcagTCAACCAATCGggaaaatgacatactgaaaggaTAGTGGGAAATATACCACACCCAGCATCCTCCACGTCAGTGTCACCAATGATAACATTAGCGGACTTGCTGCCTCTCCCATGTTGATGCTTGTCATAGCGGTTAGGGCActtaggtgcccaatgatcaggatctccacacacatgacaaacacctttcttcttgtcattcttcttcttgaagttggtgtgttgTACAACCTTGTTCTTTCCatcgaactttgctttaccatcaaacttccccttgttcttgaaattgtggggctggaagtttttcttctgtaccagattggcactagaacctccTTCAATACctcgagcacgtgtgtcttttgctctcgcgttttcttccacatcaagagtacctatgAGATCCGAAACGGAAAACGCTTGcctcttatgcttcagtaaggtagcaaagttcctccacgaaggaggaagtttagtgatgatTCCTCCGGCAACAAACTTGTCGGGTTGCAGGCAATTGAAGTTCTCAAAttctcttgcaaatgactgtatctcgtgagcttgctcaaccacggagcgcTCTTTAGTCATCCTGTAGTCCTAGAATAGTTCCATGATGTACAACTCAGTGCCAGCATCAgagaccccaaacttggcctcgagtgcatcccacatttcttttccattatcaattgacgcataagcatcaactatgttctcaccaggaacgctcaagagagcagccttaaacaaggtatccattttctgGAAAGCTAGTTCCTattgagcatcatgatctccttcaggtttgccaagagtggtgtcatagcagctcatggtttgaaaccatagaacaGCTCTCACGCGCCACCTCTTATAGTGGATACCCTCAAAAATAGGAGGTCTCATGGAAAcagcaaaaccactcggggtaaatgcctataataaggtttttggattgttggaaatatgagcaatttaccataggattttattaaaagaaaagctaggATAAACATGACCATCATAATAAAGATGAAAGAAGACATGCAAAATAGAGATGAGATGACGAAAGgcatgtgcacatatgatctagaaaagaacatatgtGTAACTGTTCTATATACACAAGGTATCATATGGAGTGATGACCAGAAATGGAACATATCTAGAAGTGAAACTATAGtaagaacatgagtacgtactgagttgcaacAGCAATAGGGTTGGTGTTGGCATTGACCATGTTCCCGAAGAGGTGGTTGACGTCACGAAAGTtgtcgtcgtccgggaagagattgtcggtgtccgtgatggaagccagtagtcacgctgagcgctccccaaataccttatcgcccttctcccataCATGACTCaaagagacggagtttcggaggcctagtGTCACGACCTACGGTGcacgttgataacccacaagtgtaggggatcgcaacagttttcgagggtagagtattcaacccaaatttattgattcgactcaaggggaagcgaaagaatattctcaagtattagcagctgagttgtcaattcaaccacacctgaaagattagtgtctgcaggcaaagtatcagtagcaaagtggtatgatagcaacggtgccagaaacaggtctgttgacggcagactattcgtaacttgttgtatcaatggcgccagtaaatagtattgcagcaggtaacagcaaagtaacaagtaacagcagtagtgacagcagcagcaagaaacaacagtagtgacaaagtaacatagcaaggaccagtagtaaaagactcgtaggcattggatcggtgatggatgattatgccggatgtgattcatcatgtaacagctataacacggagagataagtaactagctcccgttcgtcaatctaatgtaggcatgtattccgtatgtagtcatacgtgcttaggaaaaagaacttgcatgacatctattgtccatccctcccgtggcagcagggtcctaatggaaactacgggatattaaggttctcattttaataaagaaccggaccaacgcattaatacttggtgaatacatgaactcctcatactatggtcatctccgggagtggttccggctattgtcactccggggttgctgggtcataacacatagtaggtgactacagcttgcaagataggatctaaaacacacgtatattggcgacaaaataataggttcaaatctgaaatcatggcactcgggccctagtgacaagcattaagcatggcaaagtagtagcaacatcaatctcagaacatagtggatactagggatcaatccccgtcaaaactaactcgattacatgatagatctcatccaactcatcaccgtccagcaagccaacggtgaagagcatcatggaattggcgatggaggaaggttgatgatgatgatggcaacgatttcccctctccagagcccagaacggactccagatctgccctccagatgaagaacaggaggtggcggcgcctccttatcgtaaaacgcgatgaatccttctctctaatttttttccgggcgaaacagaatatatggagctgagtttggaggcggtggagtcctgtgggccccacaagcctggttggtgcggccttgggggtggtcgcgccgtctgggcttgtggcccactggctcaccccctccggtggatctttgcgcaggtatttttcattaattccagaaaaattcttcgtaaatttccaggtcattccgagaacttttatttccgcacaaaaacaacaccatggcaattctgctgaaaacaacgttagtccgggttagttccattcaaatcatgcaaattagagtccaaaacaagggcaaaagtgttcggaaaagtagatacgacggagacgtatcccaCGTCGCAAgacgggatggggaagaacgtagcagcatcatagagaaaggaaccggtggcgagaggaAGTTCTGATGCGTCttctctggagaggagcgacctctcttttatagacgcgagagaaggaggcgagaggccagcgACGGAGACAAAACGAACACACAACAGCCGAAGAGTTCAGCTTCTCCGAGTGacctttcgtataccagtcgtgcatggcaaaaatttagttcggctcattcccgcaacccgcggcgcggcgggcgatggaggaggaggagcacgcgtgcatgtctctcttgttctcaagctcatacatgtgtggaaacatcctcccttataaggagatccgactcccactaaactagcaatgtgggactaaacatttcaacattttgccttgcacaaatgggctgcgtgggcctctaggatttattaggaattttttaaaattatatattgggctggccaaAAATTTCAGCATCGACGTCTTCCTCGTCTTGGTCGACGATTTGGAAGAGCGCGAAAGTGCATCACATGACGTCTTGCGGGGAAATGCACCAAAGACGGTGTACTTCGCACCTCCAATGACGGGTAGGGCGACGACGACAGTGCCGCGTGAGAGCAGGGTTGCTGGATGGCGCCATGTGCGACGACGTAGATGAGCCCAACGACGACGTGAACTCGAGCGGGGTCGACGCTGGGGGCGGCGACGACTCATGTTGGCTGCTGGTCAAAGTCGTGATGACGACTATGGATTGGATTGGCCCAgagattttgttttttttttcttgtgAGGGGCCGATACATGGTTAAACCGAACGTATGCTCGTTAAGGACGGAGGAGCCGGTAAGGCAAGGTTGGGCGGCCGCCTCACCTTGATTTTCTAAAAGGCGTTCATTCAGGTATATGTCTTGTTCGACTGGATGGTTTTCTTTGAACTAGTCATGGTCTAGCTGGGAAAATAAGATAAATACAACGAGGCCCTGTGTATGAACTCGCCCTGTTGGGTTGTTGGCCATCAATTTAGCACTTAAGTTGGCATTTGGTTTTTGCAAGCACATGTTCCACTGCATCGACTCAAAAATATGAGTGCATTCCCTATAAAAGTTGAATGCATTAGTTATAAAGTCACGTCAAGCTCTATCGTTGTCTCACATCCCAATAAAACTTAGTCTTTCGGTCCATCGCTATTACTTGTAGTGACAGAACCTTTTTATGTCAGATTTGCCCTACCTTTTTTTTATCCTCTGCCAGCTTGTACGTATGGCGTATAGGTATCGACGGTCCATCACACATATGAAAATGGTTACATGATCGATATTGCCCTTTATACGTTTGGCTTGTCTCGTCATTTAATTTTGAATTGACTGATAAGAAAGAAGTGCATGTATCACAAAACCAAACTGCTCAAATATTTATCTCCATCAATGCTTGAAGCAACTTACACACGAAATGCGAGCTTAAAACAGGGATTAAACACTCATATATACCTCAATAATTTATACTAAAGCTTATCAATTGATTTTTCTCGCGAAGTCGATGAGGAGGCAAACAACACAAGCTACTTGATCAtattactttatttatttatgcGACAAATAATTTCGAACGAAGGGAAAGTTGATTTATTTCTGATGTTTCTCGTTTTGGTTTAATTAGGCGTACTCGGCAGGGTGGGCGACCAGGTATGCCTCGACCATCTTGAGCAGGTCGAGGTACCCGGCGGCGAGCGCCGCCTGGTCCTCCGCCGACAGCGCCCCGCCACCGTCCAGCCTCTCGTACTCTACCCTGAGCTTCGCCACGCAAGCACCATCCCCGGACGCCTCGAGCTTCATCTCGACCACCTGCGACTTGAGCTGGCCACTTACCTTGTCGCCCTCCAGCACCTCCGTCTTGAACATCCTGGCCGCGTTGTCGCGCGCCACCACGCAGCTCCTCATCACGCCCGAGCCTgacagctccgccgccgccgggctGAGCGTCATGGTGAAGACGCTGCCCGGTCCGCCGTCGCCCTCCACGTCCACAACGTCGATGAAGCCCGCGCAGGCCTTGGGCAGGGCGGCCGTGTCCTCGCCGGAGAAGACCACCTTCCACAGTCGCTCCGTCGACACCGCCAGGGCGCACTGCTCGGTGATGACACAGCCGGCGACCATCTTGTTCTTGTCCGTCGGTCACTTGCTCGCTGCACACTAGCGCTGCTGGCAAGTTCTAGTGAAGAGTGAAGACTGGTGATGAGTGAGAGCAAGCAAGGGGCTGATTTATATAGAGTAGGTGCAAAAGAAAAATACAGAGCAAAGCAAGAGATCCATAAAATAGTAATTGATGAACTTGGACCGAAGATCACATGGTTTGACTCTTGGAACGTTCAGGCTGCTATTTCTTTCTGCAGCTGTTGAATCTTCTTCCCATGTGTTCGTGCTGCTGACTCCTCGGTCCAGATTCTAGGTCGCAAATTCGCACAGCTGGGGTGACTTTACTCGCCCGGAGTTATGCCTCGTCCGTACCGATTCCTAATAAAAAGGAAACCTTCTAACCGGCGCGTCGGTCGAATCGTTCGCGTGCGGTCCGCACGGTTGATTGGACAGggtttgcaacattttttcgtTCAGATTTATTGTAACCATATTTAAATTTGCTATAACCGTTTTCATTTTGTTACAATTTGTCCATTGCAAAGTTATATCCACGTTTGGTTACAACTTGAGTTTGTTGGATTTTTTTCTACAATCGGAGTTtgatttttgttacaaccgtgttaatttttgccacaaccgttcattaaaaaagttacatacacgtacgtgagagttgcaacccgagttcatttgattgttttgctacaacccacattttgttttgctaccacgcattatCAACGTCCTTTTTTTGCTACGACCACGttgaatttttttgctacaatctttttttttttgcaaccgtGGACGAAATTTACTGCGTCGTGGCCTAAATTTGTTGCATCGAAGGATTTTTGCTGCATGGAAGATCTAACGGTGCGATCCGTGGATCTGACGACTAGTCTGCGACCGGTGCGACCCGTGAATTTTTTTGGCACCATTACAATGTGCACAAAAAAAGAAGGGTGCCAAGATCAAACCTTTGGTTGATTAAGTTTTGACGTAGTCTGGGATCGACGACGTCCTTGTCTCGTTCGACGACGTGGAAGAGGCAAGTGTGTCACACAACGCCAGGCGGGGAGGAGTGCCGAAAACGATATGCTTGGCGCCGCCAATTGCGGTGAGGGCGATGACAACGGTGCCGCATGCAAGGAGGGATGCTAGACGGCGCCACGTGCGACACGTCCGATGAGCCCAACGTTGACGTGAAATCAAACGGGATCCATGCAGGGGACGGCGACGATTCATGATGGCCACCGATCGAACTCGTGATGACAACTATAGAtcaggagaggcggcggtttcggtTTTTTTTCTTGCGAGGGGCCGGTATATAGTGTAGCCGAACGTATGCTTATACGAGGTCGTGCCAACGGGCCACCACACGTACGAAAGTGCATTTGTCACAAAACCAAACGGCTTTAATATTTATCTACATTAATGCTTGAAGTAACTTACACACGAAATACAAACTTAAAACAGGGATGAAAAACTCAATACACACCCCAAACAATTTATACTAATGATTACTACTTGATTCTTCTCGCGAAGTCAACCACGAAGCAAACAACACCGGGCTACTTGCTCATATAATTTCTTCAAAACAAAGATATGTACTCACCTTAatagtttatttatttattctttcTTATAAAGGAAGATTGATTTATTTCTGATGTTTGTCGCGTTGTTTTAATTAGACGTACTCGGCAGGGTGGGCGACCAGGTATGCCTCGACCATCTTGAGCTGGTCGAGGTACCCGGCGGCGAGTGCCGCCTGGTCCTCCGCCGACAGCGCCCCGCCGCCGTCGAGCCTCTCGTACTCCACCCTGAGCTTCGCCACACAAGCACCGTCCCCGGCCGCCTCAAGCTTCATCTCGACCACCTGCGACTTGAGCTGGCCGCTCACCTTGCCGCCCTCCAGTATCTCCGTCTTGAACACCCTAGCCGCGTTGTCGCGGGCCATCACGCGGCTCCTCATCACGCCCGAGCCTgacagctccgccgccgccggactGAGCGTCATGGTGAAGACGCTGCCGGGTCCGCCGTCGCCCTCGACGTCCACAACGTCGATGAAGCCCGCGCAGGCCTTGGGCAGGGCGGCCGTGTCCTCGCCGGAGAAGACCACCTTCCACAGCCGCTCTGTCGACACCGCCAGGGCACACTGCTCGGTGATGACACAGCCGGCGACCATCTTGTTCTTGTCCGTCGGTCACTGGCTCGCTGCACACTAGCGCTGCTGGCAAGTTCTAGTGAAGAGTGAAGACCGGTGATGAGTGAGAGCAAGCAAGGGGCTGATTTATATAGAGTAGGTGCAAAAGAAAAATTCAGAGCTAGGCAAGAGATCCATAAAATAGTAATTGATGAACTTGGACCGGAGATCACATGGTTGGACTCTTGAAGCGTTCAGGCTGCTATTTCTTTCTGCAGCTGTTCAATCTTCTTCCCATGTGTTCGTTCTGCTGACTGTTCGGTCTATTCTATTAGGGCTGAAATTCGGACAGCAGGGGAGActgttttctttttgaaaaatcacCGGGGGGGATCATGTGTTCTTGCCTGTTGGTTCCGATCAGATCTGTTGGTGCGTGCGCGTGCGATTTGGGAATCGCATACGGGGGGAAGCTAACCTTGCCGCCGATGCGTCGGCTAGATCGATTGCCTGCTTCTGCTGACCTAGCCTCGTGGCCCGATCTCCAGCTTGCTAACCTCGGTTGCGTGCTTAAATTGGAAATAACCTGAGTGCAAACATAACATGATCTGTCGGATGTGCATTCCAGTTTTAATTTTACAGGCCTACTACAACTGTTGGAGCGGTTGTGTATTGGCAGGGTTTGACTGATTCCGTACCCAGATTGTTTGCAACACTGTCTTGATTTGTAATTCGCATTGCTAGTTTTGGTACTAAATCTCAGTTAAAAATTCTCCTTACAGAGATGTCACTTGAAAACGTAAATATTGCAGTTTCGTCTAAATTTAGCAGTGATAGAGTTTACATTTCCCTGGCTAGCAGGGGAGACGAGTAACGCTACACGTACGGGAAATTACGGGCAAGGACTAATTACAGGCTGAGTTGGCTTAACAGGATTGTAAACAAGGAGAGTGAGGCGGGACCATCCCGGTTGAAATCAGGGGGTGGGGCGAAGAGATTTAAGGAAAGAGTCCGTAATTGTCTGTAAGGGTCCGTACGTCTAGAATTATTGCAGGGGAGACTGTACTCCGTCAGGCCTATGCCTCGCCCGTAGGAATAGAATAGAACGCCGCGCCCTTATCTACGCTGTGtgttttactccctccgtcccaaaataaagaAGTTGTGGCTGGTTACAAATTTTTGATAAGGGAAACGATTCTGGAGGGTGCGTCGGCCGGTCCTGCCTGCATAGTCTGATCCCGCGCGTCGTATCTTTTTTTTTTTTACTGCGAGACGTCATTTTTGCTGTAATTATTATCTTTTTTACTACTATCGATAAGATTTTTGCTATAATTGTTGTTGATTTTTACTATATTTAATTCattaaaaagttgcatccacgtttagttgcagttcgagttcgtcggattttttccctacaaccgtgttaatttttgttacaaccggtatcctt
This region includes:
- the LOC123396002 gene encoding stress-induced protein SAM22-like encodes the protein MVAGCVITEQCALAVSTERLWKVVFSGEDTAALPKACAGFIDVVDVEGDGGPGSVFTMTLSPAAAELSGSGVMRSRVMARDNAARVFKTEILEGGKVSGQLKSQVVEMKLEAAGDGACVAKLRVEYERLDGGGALSAEDQAALAAGYLDQLKMVEAYLVAHPAEYV
- the LOC123396244 gene encoding major allergen Dau c 1-like, whose amino-acid sequence is MVAGCVITEQCALAVSTERLWKVVFSGEDTAALPKACAGFIDVVDVEGDGGPGSVFTMTLSPAAAELSGSGVMRSCVVARDNAARMFKTEVLEGDKVSGQLKSQVVEMKLEASGDGACVAKLRVEYERLDGGGALSAEDQAALAAGYLDLLKMVEAYLVAHPAEYA